Proteins found in one Pogoniulus pusillus isolate bPogPus1 chromosome 36, bPogPus1.pri, whole genome shotgun sequence genomic segment:
- the PERM1 gene encoding PGC-1 and ERR-induced regulator in muscle protein 1 produces the protein MDDFEYSIQLSDRDWAEFYLQAEECDLAPAALATAEEQCLSDIDQGDSLPGRDCHASTNGQPAAAAGSGPELGTASSAPRGVPGGASPPWPAAGHLSLPELLSGSEDEVELGSVGRFLCDGDKPGCPLPTLMPSVPGRQPPCPPANPLASPAGGTAESSPGQNAACEAAAPQPAPVKGASGGSQAMEHPGQPAGGTAGAQPHGQAGAQPGAPVQDSLPALPASPKASARKSLGSSASRSDLGAQGSLRDPPPGPPPEAVPRAPSSPARERESRERTGTEPSSPDVVRPKVPGQSRKSRKQRGASGSEAAQGDREPAAVVAQGTGGAAKTPLSSPLSSRKSKGKEKAAKPALVKLGSEEAADSKQPVPGPGTDEGDPGTSTPLKQKVKEPGTQSLGKAKATKQPKPGQAGGLGVRDNVPVIPASEAAAPLAEACQEVPQEPPQPKRVVAYGGDAARGACGEPAGEVPEELGPSCFAAKAPARADTLDVTWPEMYDYMFCDSQGEEEEMWSSMEGEEAPLEREISLPELYEYFFNEPEGNRQKVKGKGRKRKKLSSWGQAGLREEPRSAAVRDSLVISVPEVYEPFFRDGPGSRVGWRRIFSVAPASEVKKAVGALKSLLQRHLVGAQAPAPQALLRRGSGEKLCLVPLAPLGREQAQPEGVDMALALRGGPETPLALTHKDMCLVFCAFASWAVKTSDLQAPDAWKTMFLASFGTLSAIRYFRRQVREGHPRI, from the exons ATGGATGACTTCGAGTACAGCATCCAGCTGAGCGACAGGGACTGGGCTGAGTTCTACCTGCAGGCGGAGGAATGCGACCTAGCGCCGGCCGCCCTGGCCACGGCCGAGGAGCAGTGTCTCAGTGACATTGACCAAGGGGACAGCCTGCCGGGCAGGGACTGCCACGCCAGCACAAACGGGCAGCCCGCAGCCGCGGCGGGCAGCGGGCCAGAGCTTGGCACGGCCAGCTCGGCCCCACGTGGGGTGCCCGGAGGCGCCTCCCCGCCCTGGCCCGCTGCTGGGCACCTCTCCTTGCCGGAGCTTCTGTCGGGCAGCGAGGACGAAGTGGAGCTGGGCTCCGTTGGCAGGTTTCTGTGTGACGGCGACAAGCCCGGCTGCCCTTTGCCCACCCTGATGCCCAGCGTGCCGGGGAGGCAGCCGCCCTGCCCCCCCGcaaacccccttgccagcccaGCTGGTGGCACAGCCGAGAGCAGCCCGGGGCAGAACGCAGCATGTGAAGCGGCAGCACCGCAGCCGGCGCCGGTGAAAGGAGCCTCCGGCGGCAGCCAGGCCATGGAGCATCCCGGGCAGCCGGCTGGAGGCACGGCAGGGGCACAGCCCCATGGCCAAGCGGGGGCACAGCCGGGGGCTCCCGTGCAGGACAGTTTGCCGGCACTGCCTGCCTCCCCGAAGGCTTCAGCGAGGAAGAGCCTTGGCAGCAGCGCTTCCCGCTCGGATCTGGGGGCGCAGGGATCCCTGCGGGACCCCCCGCCGGGGCCGCCACCGGAGGCTGTCCCCAGAGCACCCAGCTCCCCAGCGcgggagagggagagcagggagaggacGGGCACCGAGCCCAGCTCCCCGGACGTGGTGAGGCCCAAGGTGCCAGGACAGTCGAGAAAGAGCCGCAAGCAACGTGGAGCCAGTGGCAGTGAGGCAGCCCAAGGGGACAGGGAGCCTGCCGCGGTGGTGGCACAAGGGACTGGCGGAGCCGCGAAGACGCCTTTGAGCTCGCCGCTGTCCTCACGGAAgagcaaagggaaggagaaggcagcCAAGCCAGCGCTGGTGAAGCTGGGCAGCGAGGAGGCAGCGGACAGCAAACAGCCAGTGCCCGGCCCTGGCACGGATGAGGGTGATCCGGGCACCAGCACCCCCCTGAAGCAGAAGGTGAAGGAGCCAGGGACACAGTCCCTGGGGAAGGCAAAAGCCACCAAGCAGCCAAAGCCAGGACAGGCTGGTGGCTTGGGTGTGCGTGACAATGTGCCAGTCATCCCTGCCAGcgaggctgcagctcccctggcaGAGGCATGCCAGGAGGTACCCCAGGAGCCTCCTCAGCCCAAGAGAGTGGTGGCTTATGGGGGAGatgctgcac GGGGAGCTTGTGGGgagcctgcaggtgaggtcccCGAGGAGCTGGGCCCCTCCTGCTTTGCAGCCAAGGCCCCTGCAAGGGCAGACACCCTGGACGTGACTTGGCCCGAGATGTACGACTATATGTTTTGTGACTCccaaggggaagaggaagaaatgtgGAGCTCCATGGAAGGGGAGGAAGCTCCCTTGGAGAGGGAAATATCCTTGCCTGAACTGTATGAATATTTTTTCAACGAACCAGAAGGAAACAGGCAAAAAGTCAAGGGCAAAGGCAGGAAGCGAAAGAAGCtcagcagctggggccaggctgggctgcgGGAGGAGCCCAGGTCGGCTGCAGTCAGGGACTCCCTGGTGATCTCAGTGCCTGAGGTCTATGAACCCTTCTTCCGAGATgggcctggcagcagggtgggctggagGAGGATTTTCTCAGTCGCTCCAGCCTCCGAGGTGAAGAAAGCCGTGGGGGCTTTGAAGTCCCTCCTGCAGAGGCATCTGGTGGGAGCTCaagccccagcccctcaggcGCTCCTGAGGAGGGGATCTGGAGAGAAGCTCTGCCTCGTCCCGCTGGCTCCGCTGggaagagagcaggcacagcctgaagGTGTAGACATGGCCCTTGCGCTGAGAG